The genomic interval CAACCGGCCCGCATCACGGCACGAATCCCGGGTCAGCCCAACCGCACGGGAAATTCCGCGAGATCGTTCTGGGTCAGCACCGGCAGATTGCGGATCTCCTCGACCGGCCCGGCGAGCCGCAACGCGGGGAAACGGTCGAACAGGGCCGGGAGCGCGATGGCGGCCTCCAGCCGGGCGAGCGCGGCGCCGGGGCACACGTGCGGCCCGTAGCCGAAGGAGATATTGCGTCCGGAGGTGGGGCGGGTCAGGTCGAATTCGTCGGCGTCGGCGCCGTGCACGGCGGTGTCGCGGCCGATCGCGCGATACGACATCACCACCCCCTCGCCCTTTTCGACGACCGTGTCGCCGACGGTGATGTCCTCGGTGGCGAATCGCATCAGCAGATGGATCACCGGGCCGTCCCAGCGCAGCGTCTCCTCGATCGCCTGCTTCCACTCGATGTCGCCGCTACGGACCCGCTCGAACTGGTCCGGGTGGGTCAGCAGGGCCCGCACCGTGGCGAGGATGAGGCTGACGGTCGTCTCGTGCCCTGCGGCGACCAGGGCCTTCAGATTGCCGACCACCTCTTCCTCGGTCAGCGGCTCCCCGCCCTCGTCGGCCTGGATGAGCGCGGTCGTCAGATCGTCGGTGGGGTCGGCGGTCTTCTCGCGGACCATGTCGTAGTAGTAGACGTCCAGGTCCTCGATCACCCGCAGCCGCTCGTCCTGCGGGGTCAGCAGGGAGAAGAATTTCTTGTAGGCGTCCAGCAGCATCGGATGGTCCGAGCGCGGCACCCCCATCAGTTCGCTGATCACCCGCATCGGCAGCGGGTAGGCGAACACGGCCTTCAGATCCACGGGGTCGTCACCGGTGGCGGCGGCCGCCAGGTCGTCGAGCAGTTCGGTGGTGAACCGTTCGATCATGGGCCGCAACGCGTGTAGTCGCCGCGGCGTCAGGGCCTGCGTGGTCTTGATGCGTAATCGGCGATGCTCGGCGCCGTCGACGGTGAACATGGACCGCCCGGCGTCGATCATGCCGATCAGCGGCCACTGCCGGGTCACCGCCCCCGACGTCCACAGCGACCATGCGCCGATGTCCTTGACCAGCCGCGGATCGACCAGCAGCTGCCGGGCGAGGGCGTGCTCGGTGACGGTCCACGCGGGCACGCCGAGCAATTCGAGCCGGGTGAGGGGACCGGCCGCCCGCAGCCGGGCGGTCTCCCCGGCCAGATCGCCGATCATCGGG from Nocardia wallacei carries:
- a CDS encoding cytochrome P450 family protein yields the protein MSAQCPLVVDPMIGDLAGETARLRAAGPLTRLELLGVPAWTVTEHALARQLLVDPRLVKDIGAWSLWTSGAVTRQWPLIGMIDAGRSMFTVDGAEHRRLRIKTTQALTPRRLHALRPMIERFTTELLDDLAAAATGDDPVDLKAVFAYPLPMRVISELMGVPRSDHPMLLDAYKKFFSLLTPQDERLRVIEDLDVYYYDMVREKTADPTDDLTTALIQADEGGEPLTEEEVVGNLKALVAAGHETTVSLILATVRALLTHPDQFERVRSGDIEWKQAIEETLRWDGPVIHLLMRFATEDITVGDTVVEKGEGVVMSYRAIGRDTAVHGADADEFDLTRPTSGRNISFGYGPHVCPGAALARLEAAIALPALFDRFPALRLAGPVEEIRNLPVLTQNDLAEFPVRLG